From the Canis lupus dingo isolate Sandy chromosome 37, ASM325472v2, whole genome shotgun sequence genome, one window contains:
- the PRKAG3 gene encoding 5'-AMP-activated protein kinase subunit gamma-3 isoform X1 — translation MLGPGLPHPGTHLQITGRNRWLSSWALKPTTHLHDEQEPRTLKAHLPPVPLQCSKPPPPWQSPSSSSLKTQEGAQGQNPSWSSLGGPEHQEMSFLEQGESTSWPSPAMTTGSERSHGKQGAKSSRWTRQEVVKEGELQGLEEDPQARPPAECTGLEATFPKATHLSQAAPLARVGTPPTEWDISPLNHAASAVGSSPDDLELDIEFPVTADWGYELGLVEERPTLCPSPRALLPRLGWDDELQKPGAQVYMHFMQEHTCYDAMATSSKLVIFDITLEIKKAFFALVANGIRAAPLWDSKKQSFVGMLTITDFILVLHRYYRSPLVQIYEIEQHTIETWREIYLQGCFKPLVSISPNSSLFEAVYALIKNRIHRLPVLDPVSGAVLHILTHKRLLKFLHIFGTLLPQPSFLSRTIQDLGIGTFRDLAVVLDTAPILMALDIFVDRRVSALPVVNETGQVVGLYSRFDVIHLAAQQTYNHLDISVGEALKQRTLCLEGVLSCQPHESLGEVIDRIAREQVHRLVLVDETQHLLGVVSLSDILQALVLSPAGIDALGA, via the exons ATGTTGGGACCGGGGCTCCCACACCCTGGGACCCACCTCCAGATCACTGGTAGAAACAGATGGCTCTCATCCTGGGCCCTCAAGCCCACCACACACCTTCATG ATGAGCAGGAGCCCAGGACTCTGAAAGCCCACCTCCCACCGGTGCCCCTACAGTGCTCCAAGCCACCTCCCCCATGGCAAAGCCCTTCAAGCTCGTCCTTGAAGACCCAGGAGGGAGCCCAAGGCCAG AACCCATCCTGGAGCAGCCTAGGGGGACCCGAGCATCAAG AGATGAGCTTCCTAGAACAAGGAGAGAGCACTTCATGGCCATCACCAGCCATGACCACTGGCTCAGAAAGAAGCCATGGGAAACAGGGGGCCAAGTCCTCGAGATGGACGAGGCAGGAGGTGGTGAAGGAAGGGGAGCTGCAGGGTCTGGAGGAAG ATCCCCAGGCCAGGCCGCCTGCTGAGTGCACCGGGCTGGAGGCCACATTCCCCAAGGCCACACACTTGTCGCAAGCTGCCCCCCTGGCCAGGGTGGGCACCCCACCGACAGAGTGGGACATCTCCCCCCTGAACCATGCAGCCTCAGCCGTAGGCTCCAGTCCAGATGATCTGGAGCTGGATATAGAGTTCCCAGTCACAGCAGACTGGGGGTACGAGCTCGGCCTGGTGGAAGAGAGGCCTACCCTGTGCCCCTCCCCGCGGGCCCTGTTACCCAGGCTGGGCTGGGACGACGAGCTGCAGAAGCCGGGGGCCCAAGTCTACATGCACTTCATGCAGGAGCACACCTGCTACGATGCCATGGCAACCAGCTCCAAGCTGGTCATCTTCGACATCACGCTGGAG ATCAAGAAGGCCTTCTTTGCGCTCGTGGCCAACGGCATCCGGGCGGCACCCCTGTGGGACAGCAAGAAGCAGAGCTTCGTGG GGATGCTGACCATCACGGATTTCATTTTGGTGCTGCACCGCTATTACAGGTCCCCGCTG GTCCAGATCTATGAGATTGAACAGCATACGATTGAGACCTGGAGAG AGATCTACCTGCAAGGCTGCTTCAAGCCTCTGGTCTCCATTTCTCCCAATAGCAG CCTGTTTGAAGCTGTCTACGCCCTCATCAAGAACCGGATCCACCGTCTGCCAGTCCTGGACCCGGTCTCAGGCGCagtgctccacatcctcacacaCAAGCGGCTGCTCAAGTTCCTGCACATCTTC GGCaccctgctgccccagccctccttcctctctcGCACCATCCAAGATCTGGGCATTGGGACATTCCGGGACTTGGCCGTGGTGCTGGACACAGCGCCCATCCTGATGGCGCTGGACATCTTTGTGGACCGCCGCGTGTCTGCGCTGCCCGTGGTCAATGAAACTG GACAGGTCGTGGGCCTCTATTCTCGCTTTGATGTGATT cacctgGCTGCCCAGCAAACCTACAACCATCTAGACATTAGTGTGGGAGAAGCACTGAAGCAGAGGACACTGTGCCTGGAGGGAGTCCTCTCCTGC